A stretch of the Streptomyces ortus genome encodes the following:
- a CDS encoding ABC transporter permease yields the protein MSTLAEQAESADSVERTEVANGYRAGRTLPLRVELMRQLKRRRTLIMGAILAALPFVLVVAFAIGGQPEGREGRVTLMDTATASGANFAAVNLFVSAGFLLVIPVALFCGDTVASEAGWSSLRYLLAAPVPRARLLWSKLVVALGLSLAAMVLLPVVALLVGSVAYGWGPLEIPTGGALSAGTAAQRLVVVIAFIFASQLVTAGLAFWLSTKTDAPLGAVGGAVGLTIVGNVLDAVTALGDWRHFLPAHWQFAWADAVQPTPEWGGMIQGTAVSVTYALILFALAFRGFARKDVVS from the coding sequence GTGAGCACCCTTGCCGAACAAGCCGAGTCTGCCGACTCCGTCGAGCGCACCGAGGTCGCGAACGGCTACCGGGCCGGGCGCACCCTGCCGTTGCGGGTCGAGCTGATGCGTCAGCTGAAACGGCGCCGCACGCTGATCATGGGGGCGATCCTCGCCGCCCTGCCGTTCGTGCTGGTCGTGGCCTTCGCGATCGGCGGCCAGCCGGAGGGCCGCGAGGGCCGGGTCACCCTCATGGACACGGCCACGGCGTCGGGCGCCAACTTCGCCGCGGTGAACCTCTTCGTCTCCGCGGGCTTCCTGCTGGTCATCCCGGTCGCGCTGTTCTGCGGCGACACCGTCGCCTCGGAGGCCGGCTGGTCCTCCCTGCGCTACCTGCTCGCCGCACCCGTGCCCAGGGCCCGCCTCCTGTGGTCCAAGCTCGTGGTCGCGCTCGGGCTCAGCCTCGCCGCGATGGTGCTGCTGCCGGTCGTCGCGCTGCTGGTGGGCTCGGTCGCGTACGGCTGGGGCCCGCTGGAGATCCCCACCGGCGGCGCGCTGTCCGCGGGCACGGCGGCCCAGCGCCTCGTCGTCGTGATCGCGTTCATCTTCGCGTCCCAACTGGTCACCGCCGGGCTCGCGTTCTGGCTGTCGACGAAGACCGACGCGCCGCTGGGGGCGGTGGGCGGCGCGGTCGGCCTGACGATCGTCGGGAACGTCCTGGACGCGGTCACCGCACTCGGCGACTGGCGCCACTTCCTGCCCGCGCACTGGCAGTTCGCGTGGGCCGACGCGGTGCAGCCCACCCCGGAGTGGGGCGGCATGATCCAGGGCACGGCGGTCTCCGTCACCTACGCGCTCATACTGTTCGCCCTGGCCTTCCGAGGCTTCGCCCGCAAGGACGTGGTGTCGTAA
- a CDS encoding AMP-dependent synthetase/ligase, translating into MGVRRELKQAKKRTDPRGRVQVELTRDGSGAVREARMPALAPSATTGSIADLPFTNAAEAPDAVVLRRRGPGGWQPVTAAAFAHEVTAVAKGLIAAGLEPGGRVAVMSRTRYEWTLLDFAIWAAGGLSVPVYPTSSPQQIEWIVRDSATRFVVVETPENATAVTTGTADHPAPPHLWQLDADAVAELTALGRDLPDEEVTKRRTALAPDSVATICYTSGTTGRPKGCVLTHANLYAEAANTVELLHPVFKEVTGQQPSTLLFLPLAHILGRTLQISCLMARIELGHFPSIKPDELRAALREFRPTFLVGVPYLFEKIHGTGRATAERIGRGASFDRAHRVAVRFGELHLDKVLGRGKGPGPGLYAAWALYDLLVYRRIRKEIGGRTRYAISGGSPLDRELSLFFYAAGILVYEGYGLTETSAAATIVPPLRPRPGTVGLPVPGTAVRIADDGEVLIKGGIVFGAYWNDPAATDAALSDAWFATGDLGSLDEDGYLTITGRKKDILVTSGGKNVSPAVLEDRLRSRPPVGQCLVVGDNRSYVAALITLDREDLGHWLYVRGMPADTPLSELVGDPRLRADVQKVVDHANQAVSRAESIRDFALLEDEFTEDNGLLTPSLKIKRHAVTAAYARDIDALYDNPSPAREQHTPEQRIREQRATPEG; encoded by the coding sequence ATGGGCGTACGCAGGGAACTGAAGCAGGCGAAGAAGCGCACCGATCCGAGAGGCCGCGTCCAGGTCGAGCTCACGCGGGACGGGAGCGGCGCGGTCCGTGAGGCGCGCATGCCCGCCCTCGCGCCGAGTGCCACCACCGGCAGCATCGCCGACCTGCCCTTCACCAACGCGGCCGAGGCCCCGGACGCCGTGGTCCTCCGCCGGAGGGGACCCGGCGGATGGCAGCCGGTGACCGCCGCCGCCTTCGCCCATGAAGTCACCGCCGTCGCCAAGGGATTGATCGCGGCGGGCCTGGAACCGGGTGGCCGCGTCGCGGTGATGTCCCGTACCCGCTACGAATGGACGCTGCTCGACTTCGCGATCTGGGCCGCGGGCGGTCTGTCCGTCCCCGTCTATCCCACCTCCTCGCCCCAGCAGATCGAGTGGATCGTCCGGGACTCCGCCACCCGTTTCGTCGTCGTCGAGACACCGGAGAACGCGACGGCGGTCACGACCGGCACCGCCGACCACCCGGCACCCCCGCATCTCTGGCAGCTCGACGCGGACGCCGTCGCCGAACTCACCGCCCTCGGCCGCGACCTCCCCGACGAGGAGGTCACCAAGCGCCGTACCGCCCTCGCCCCCGACAGCGTCGCGACGATCTGCTACACGTCCGGCACCACCGGCCGGCCCAAGGGCTGCGTCCTCACCCACGCCAACCTGTACGCCGAGGCCGCGAACACCGTCGAACTCCTCCACCCCGTCTTCAAGGAGGTCACCGGCCAGCAGCCCTCGACCCTCCTCTTCCTCCCCCTCGCCCACATCCTGGGCCGCACCCTCCAGATCTCCTGCCTGATGGCCCGGATCGAGCTGGGCCACTTCCCGAGCATCAAGCCCGACGAACTCCGTGCGGCGCTGCGGGAGTTCCGGCCCACCTTCCTGGTCGGCGTGCCCTACCTCTTCGAGAAGATCCACGGCACCGGCCGCGCCACCGCCGAACGCATCGGCCGCGGCGCCTCCTTCGACCGCGCCCACCGCGTCGCCGTCCGCTTCGGCGAACTGCACCTGGACAAGGTCCTCGGCCGCGGGAAGGGTCCCGGCCCCGGCCTCTACGCCGCCTGGGCCCTCTACGACCTGCTGGTCTACCGCCGTATCCGCAAGGAGATCGGCGGCCGTACGCGGTACGCCATCAGCGGCGGCTCCCCCCTCGACCGCGAGCTCAGCCTCTTCTTCTACGCCGCCGGGATCCTCGTCTACGAGGGCTACGGACTGACGGAGACCAGCGCCGCCGCGACGATCGTGCCGCCCCTGCGGCCCCGCCCCGGCACGGTCGGCCTGCCCGTACCGGGCACGGCCGTCCGTATCGCCGACGACGGGGAGGTGCTCATCAAGGGCGGCATCGTCTTCGGCGCCTACTGGAACGACCCGGCCGCCACCGACGCCGCCCTGAGCGACGCCTGGTTCGCCACCGGCGACCTGGGCTCACTCGACGAGGACGGCTACCTCACCATCACCGGCCGCAAGAAGGACATCCTCGTCACCTCGGGCGGCAAGAACGTCTCCCCGGCGGTCCTGGAGGACCGGCTGCGCAGCCGGCCCCCCGTCGGCCAGTGCTTGGTCGTCGGCGACAACCGCTCCTACGTCGCCGCCCTGATCACCCTGGACCGGGAGGACCTCGGCCACTGGCTCTACGTCCGCGGGATGCCGGCCGACACCCCGCTGTCCGAGCTGGTCGGCGATCCCCGGCTGCGCGCCGACGTCCAGAAGGTCGTCGACCACGCGAACCAGGCCGTCTCCCGGGCCGAGTCGATCCGCGACTTCGCGCTGCTGGAGGACGAGTTCACCGAGGACAACGGCCTGCTGACCCCATCCCTGAAGATCAAGCGGCACGCGGTGACGGCGGCCTACGCACGGGACATCGACGCGCTCTACGACAACCCGTCACCCGCACGGGAACAGCACACACCGGAACAGCGCATACGGGAACAGCGGGCCACCCCCGAGGGGTGA
- a CDS encoding rodlin: MKKLMATAALAASVAGLSAAAAPQALAIGNDDGVTTANGNGSVQKYGNQATHGKMSPQLSLVQGSLNKPCVGLPVKANLASLVGLVPVTVLQDVPILSAPQNQQCTENSTQAKGDEPLSHILDNIPVLSGNGAAGS, encoded by the coding sequence ATGAAGAAGCTGATGGCGACCGCGGCCCTTGCCGCCTCTGTCGCCGGTCTGTCGGCCGCCGCCGCGCCCCAGGCGCTGGCCATCGGCAACGACGACGGCGTCACCACCGCCAACGGCAACGGTTCCGTCCAGAAGTACGGCAACCAGGCCACGCACGGCAAGATGAGCCCCCAGCTCTCCCTCGTGCAGGGCTCGCTCAACAAGCCGTGTGTCGGACTGCCGGTCAAGGCCAACCTGGCCTCGCTCGTCGGCCTCGTGCCCGTCACCGTCCTGCAGGACGTGCCGATCCTGTCGGCTCCGCAGAACCAGCAGTGCACCGAGAACTCCACCCAGGCGAAGGGCGACGAGCCCCTGTCGCACATCCTGGACAACATCCCGGTGCTCTCGGGCAACGGCGCTGCCGGAAGCTGA
- a CDS encoding rodlin yields the protein MIKKVMAAAAVAASVAGVSAAAAPSAMAIGNDNGVTTANGNHAAQIYGNQATYGDMSPQMALIQGSLNKPCIGLPAKANLASLVGLVPITVAQDVPILSAPQNQQCTENSTQAKGDEPLSHILSNIPVLSGNGASGS from the coding sequence GTGATCAAGAAGGTTATGGCTGCCGCGGCGGTCGCCGCTTCCGTCGCCGGTGTTTCGGCTGCCGCCGCCCCCTCGGCGATGGCGATCGGCAACGACAACGGCGTCACCACCGCCAACGGCAACCACGCCGCGCAGATCTACGGCAACCAGGCCACCTACGGCGACATGAGCCCGCAGATGGCGCTCATCCAGGGCTCGCTCAACAAGCCCTGCATCGGCCTGCCGGCCAAGGCCAACCTGGCCTCGCTCGTCGGCCTGGTGCCGATCACGGTCGCCCAGGACGTGCCGATCCTGTCGGCCCCGCAGAACCAGCAGTGCACCGAGAACTCCACGCAGGCGAAGGGCGACGAGCCCCTCTCGCACATCCTGAGCAACATCCCGGTGCTCTCGGGCAACGGCGCCTCCGGCAGCTGA
- a CDS encoding rodlin, whose protein sequence is MLKKAMATAAVAASVVGVSAAGAPQALAIGNDSGVTTANGNHAEQVYGNAKAEGDMSPQGQLVQGSLNKLCLGVPVKANLASLVGVLVPVTVLQDVPVLSAPQNQQCAENSTQGKGDEPISHVLDNIPVLSGNGASGS, encoded by the coding sequence ATGCTCAAGAAGGCAATGGCCACGGCGGCGGTCGCCGCTTCTGTCGTCGGTGTCTCGGCGGCGGGTGCCCCGCAGGCGCTTGCCATCGGCAACGACAGCGGCGTCACCACCGCCAACGGCAACCACGCCGAGCAGGTGTACGGCAACGCCAAGGCCGAGGGCGACATGAGCCCCCAGGGCCAGCTCGTGCAGGGCTCGCTCAACAAGCTCTGCCTCGGGGTGCCCGTCAAGGCCAACCTGGCCTCCCTCGTGGGCGTCCTGGTGCCGGTCACCGTGCTGCAGGACGTGCCGGTCCTGTCGGCGCCGCAGAACCAGCAGTGCGCCGAGAACTCCACCCAGGGCAAGGGCGACGAGCCGATCTCGCACGTCCTGGACAACATCCCGGTGCTCTCGGGCAACGGCGCCTCGGGCAGCTGA
- a CDS encoding chaplin, which produces MTAEKGKYVKHKKSAVVIAGAIMAMGMAAPAFADSEAEGAAVGSPGVLSGNVVQLPIHIPVNVCGNSINVIGLLNPAFGNECVND; this is translated from the coding sequence ATGACCGCAGAGAAAGGGAAGTACGTGAAGCACAAGAAGAGTGCCGTCGTCATCGCCGGCGCGATCATGGCCATGGGCATGGCCGCCCCGGCCTTCGCCGACTCCGAGGCCGAGGGTGCCGCTGTCGGCTCCCCCGGCGTCCTCTCCGGCAACGTGGTCCAGCTGCCCATCCACATTCCTGTGAACGTGTGTGGCAACTCGATCAACGTGATCGGCCTGCTGAACCCGGCGTTCGGCAACGAGTGCGTCAACGACTGA
- a CDS encoding chaplin, whose amino-acid sequence MRQTLSKGMVAAAAATSILSLYGSQAFADSDAHGVAADSPGVLSGNNVQAPVGVPVNACGNSANAAAGLNPSFGNSCETPTGKHRKPDGPRHGTPAGHGSQHGGSGHGYGSDHGGGSGDGYGSDHHGGGSSSHGGTHDAPGVGSGNVGEAPVDAPANACGDSADVVGLLNPAFGDRCGPDGPKGPDGPKGYGDDDTPPSEPPAGPPSTPPHTTPPHTTPPATTPPETGPPGTVPPTTGPPGAPHQSPPSSGTGRWPELAHTGVDGMLAASAAGTGLLLGGAVLYRRNRPASRR is encoded by the coding sequence TTGCGACAGACCCTGAGCAAGGGAATGGTCGCGGCCGCCGCCGCGACGAGCATCCTGTCCCTGTACGGCTCCCAGGCGTTCGCGGACTCGGACGCGCACGGGGTGGCGGCGGACTCGCCCGGAGTGCTGTCCGGCAACAACGTGCAGGCGCCGGTGGGCGTGCCGGTGAACGCGTGCGGCAACTCCGCGAACGCGGCGGCCGGCCTCAACCCGTCGTTCGGCAACTCCTGCGAGACCCCCACGGGCAAGCACCGCAAGCCGGACGGCCCCCGCCACGGAACCCCGGCCGGCCACGGCTCGCAGCACGGCGGCTCCGGCCATGGCTACGGCTCGGACCACGGTGGCGGTTCCGGGGACGGCTACGGCTCGGACCACCACGGCGGCGGCTCCTCCTCGCACGGCGGCACGCACGACGCGCCCGGCGTCGGGTCGGGCAATGTCGGCGAGGCCCCGGTGGACGCGCCGGCGAACGCGTGCGGCGACAGCGCGGACGTGGTCGGTCTGCTGAACCCCGCGTTCGGCGACAGGTGCGGGCCCGACGGGCCGAAGGGCCCCGACGGGCCGAAGGGCTACGGCGACGACGACACCCCGCCGTCCGAGCCACCCGCCGGACCCCCGTCCACCCCGCCGCACACCACGCCTCCGCACACCACCCCGCCGGCGACCACGCCCCCCGAGACGGGCCCGCCGGGGACGGTCCCGCCCACCACGGGTCCGCCGGGAGCGCCGCATCAGTCCCCGCCCTCCTCGGGCACGGGCCGCTGGCCGGAGCTGGCGCACACCGGCGTCGACGGGATGCTCGCGGCCTCGGCCGCCGGCACGGGTCTGCTGCTCGGCGGGGCGGTCCTGTACCGACGCAACCGGCCGGCGTCCCGCCGGTGA
- a CDS encoding NAD(P)-binding domain-containing protein → MYDLLVVGAGPYGLSIASHAAAAGLSLRVFGRPMASWRDHMPRGMFLKSEPWASNLSDPEGRLSLAAYCAEQGVEARHGAPIPVEVFAAYGLWFARHSVPDVDERTIAHIHPCPGGFEAVTEDGASVRARTVALAVGVLPFTEIPSALRELTPEHVSHSSHHSDLDRFAGRDVTVVGGGQAALETAALLAEQGTRVRIVARAPGLSWNDVPPPWERPWWRSARAPHSGLGPGWRNWFYAERPGAFRRLPEPTRARIATTALGPAGAWWIRDRVEPSVELLLGHEIAAAYGSGGGVRLDLLGPAGGLTSLDTEHVIAATGFKPTGDRLGILTADVHQGLGACPDGSPYVGRDFESTWPGLFMAGLVTAAGFGPAMRFVHGASFTARTLVRGVRRRLRTGPAVLPVPGARERRGVLGAAGR, encoded by the coding sequence ATGTACGACCTGCTGGTGGTGGGAGCCGGCCCCTACGGCCTGTCCATCGCCTCCCATGCCGCCGCGGCCGGGCTGAGCCTGCGGGTGTTCGGCCGGCCCATGGCCTCCTGGCGCGACCACATGCCCCGCGGGATGTTCCTCAAGTCCGAACCGTGGGCCTCCAACCTCTCGGACCCCGAGGGCCGTCTGAGCCTGGCCGCCTACTGCGCGGAGCAGGGCGTGGAGGCCCGGCACGGGGCACCCATCCCGGTCGAGGTGTTCGCCGCGTACGGGCTGTGGTTCGCGCGGCACTCGGTCCCGGACGTGGACGAGCGCACGATCGCGCACATCCACCCCTGCCCCGGCGGTTTCGAGGCGGTCACCGAGGACGGCGCGAGTGTGCGCGCGAGGACGGTCGCGCTGGCGGTCGGCGTGCTCCCCTTCACCGAAATCCCTTCCGCTCTGCGGGAGTTGACGCCCGAGCACGTCTCGCACAGCAGTCATCACAGCGATCTGGACCGGTTCGCGGGCCGGGACGTCACCGTGGTCGGCGGCGGCCAGGCCGCGCTGGAGACGGCGGCCCTGCTCGCCGAACAGGGCACCCGCGTGCGGATCGTGGCCCGGGCCCCCGGCCTCTCCTGGAACGACGTGCCGCCGCCCTGGGAACGCCCGTGGTGGCGGTCGGCCCGCGCCCCGCACAGCGGCCTCGGCCCCGGCTGGCGCAACTGGTTCTACGCCGAACGCCCCGGCGCGTTCCGCCGCCTGCCCGAGCCGACCCGCGCCCGGATCGCCACCACGGCGCTCGGCCCCGCGGGCGCCTGGTGGATCCGCGACCGGGTCGAGCCGTCCGTGGAACTGCTGCTGGGCCACGAGATCGCGGCGGCGTACGGGTCCGGCGGCGGCGTACGCCTCGATCTGCTCGGCCCGGCCGGGGGGCTGACGTCCCTGGACACCGAGCACGTCATCGCGGCCACGGGGTTCAAGCCGACCGGTGACCGGCTGGGAATCCTGACGGCGGACGTGCACCAGGGCCTGGGCGCGTGTCCCGACGGATCCCCCTATGTGGGCCGGGACTTCGAGTCGACCTGGCCGGGGCTCTTCATGGCGGGCCTGGTCACGGCGGCCGGCTTCGGACCGGCGATGCGGTTCGTGCACGGCGCCTCGTTCACGGCCCGCACCCTCGTACGGGGGGTGCGGCGCCGGCTCCGTACGGGACCGGCCGTCCTGCCCGTGCCCGGCGCGCGGGAGCGGCGCGGGGTACTGGGGGCGGCGGGACGCTGA
- a CDS encoding ATP-grasp domain-containing protein: protein MPSFDTRVPAVLLRTDRNPFHHGTLGAVRSLGRAGIDVHLVADSTGSPVRASRFVCRMHPPPAPGAPPSEIAATLRRVAARVGRPAVLIPMDDASAVAVDRLRAELSPRYLLPLAPAGLAERVADKEELAALCASAGIPHPVTLVPDGPAQAASAAWRLGLPVVAKWSRPWLLPAGSDLRSTTVLTSAQEARTLCRRAEEAGSRLLLQAFLPPGPDRDWFFHGYVDRSGAVCGGGTGRKQLAWPRGAGLTAVGRWTPNPAVRASAERLVAHLGYRGILDLDFRRDGSTGAYHLLDFNPRPGAQFRLFADGAGLDVVRALHLDLTHRPLPSPVALPGRTFVVENYAPLPAAFRRGTELAWHARDDLAPGAALWALWSRHMGRHAARRLPAPLRRTAPAPVADACPARPTAPVVRPTAPPPQLNPLSDDEKASSH from the coding sequence ATGCCGTCCTTCGACACCCGGGTGCCCGCCGTTCTGCTGCGCACCGACCGGAATCCCTTTCACCACGGCACGCTCGGAGCCGTACGCTCGCTCGGCCGGGCCGGAATCGACGTACACCTGGTCGCGGATTCCACCGGAAGTCCGGTGCGTGCCTCCCGTTTCGTGTGCCGGATGCATCCGCCGCCCGCTCCCGGGGCCCCGCCGTCCGAGATCGCCGCGACATTGCGCCGAGTGGCCGCGCGGGTGGGCCGGCCCGCCGTACTGATCCCAATGGATGACGCGAGCGCCGTGGCCGTGGACCGACTGCGGGCCGAGCTCTCACCCCGCTACCTGCTGCCCCTCGCGCCCGCGGGTCTCGCCGAGCGGGTGGCGGACAAGGAAGAACTGGCCGCGCTGTGCGCGTCCGCGGGGATCCCGCACCCGGTGACGCTGGTCCCGGACGGTCCCGCGCAGGCCGCCTCGGCGGCCTGGCGGCTGGGGCTGCCGGTGGTCGCGAAGTGGAGCCGCCCCTGGCTGCTGCCCGCCGGTTCGGACCTGCGCAGCACGACGGTACTGACCTCCGCCCAGGAGGCCCGGACCCTGTGCCGGCGGGCCGAGGAGGCGGGCAGCCGCCTGCTGCTCCAGGCGTTCCTGCCACCGGGCCCCGACCGGGACTGGTTCTTCCACGGGTACGTGGACCGGTCCGGGGCGGTGTGCGGGGGCGGCACGGGCCGCAAGCAACTGGCCTGGCCGCGCGGCGCGGGTCTGACCGCGGTGGGCCGCTGGACGCCGAACCCGGCCGTGCGGGCGTCCGCCGAGCGGCTGGTCGCGCACCTCGGCTACCGCGGCATCCTCGACCTGGACTTCCGCCGCGACGGCTCGACCGGCGCGTACCACCTGCTCGACTTCAATCCGCGGCCGGGCGCGCAGTTCCGGCTGTTCGCCGACGGGGCGGGGCTCGACGTGGTGCGGGCCCTCCACCTGGACCTGACCCACCGTCCGCTGCCGTCGCCCGTCGCCCTGCCGGGCCGGACCTTCGTGGTGGAGAACTACGCGCCGCTCCCGGCCGCCTTCCGCCGCGGGACCGAACTGGCCTGGCACGCCCGGGACGACCTCGCGCCCGGTGCCGCCCTGTGGGCGCTGTGGTCCCGGCACATGGGCCGGCACGCGGCCCGGCGGCTGCCGGCCCCCCTCCGCCGGACGGCTCCGGCGCCGGTCGCCGACGCGTGCCCGGCCCGGCCGACCGCGCCCGTCGTACGGCCGACGGCGCCCCCTCCTCAGCTGAACCCCCTGTCCGACGACGAGAAAGCGAGCAGTCACTGA
- a CDS encoding glycoside hydrolase family 26 protein, whose translation MAPLQRTRTRRPAYVAAVLTAGLFASAALASGTGYATAARAGEPPTPPPTVPAGVVAPMTPVAAPTAPTAPTAPTAPTAPTAPAAPTAPAVPGRVSPEPAPPKSPGNPAFGAYLDYGPRGVARIAELSRWLGGADLRVAHTYLPGDRWSNIEGLPGFLDAWAHWRRAEADRLFVLNVPMLERNEEGVSDREVRGLLRRGAAGEFDHHFRKLAERLVELRVPDTVIVLGWEMNGITYTHRCGPDPEAWKKYWDRIVTAMRAVPGQKFRFDFTPNRGRDAIPWTQCYPGDETVDVIGMDSYDQPRGQSFDEAVSEPYGLQAHVDFAKAHGKPISYPEWGLFRNGDNATYMKRMLAWLDEHKPLYNTLTDYCPHGVWQCDDNPEASAIYRSVLFGRTDQPPKPTDPTPAPTDPPKPPVPPKPTDPTPERPSNCSPVALGDWVEYWLGGKLCLRFDWWSRNR comes from the coding sequence ATGGCCCCACTGCAGAGGACCCGAACCAGACGGCCGGCGTACGTCGCCGCCGTACTCACCGCCGGACTCTTCGCCTCGGCCGCCCTCGCGTCCGGGACGGGGTACGCGACGGCCGCGAGGGCGGGGGAGCCGCCGACCCCGCCGCCGACCGTGCCCGCCGGCGTCGTGGCGCCGATGACACCGGTTGCCGCACCGACCGCACCGACCGCACCGACCGCACCGACCGCACCGACCGCACCGACCGCTCCGGCCGCACCGACCGCTCCGGCCGTTCCCGGGCGGGTGAGCCCCGAGCCCGCGCCGCCGAAGAGCCCCGGGAACCCGGCCTTCGGCGCCTATCTGGACTACGGGCCCCGCGGGGTGGCCCGGATCGCCGAGCTCAGCCGCTGGCTGGGCGGCGCCGACCTGCGCGTGGCGCACACGTATCTGCCGGGCGACCGCTGGAGCAACATCGAGGGCCTGCCCGGCTTCCTGGACGCCTGGGCCCACTGGCGGCGGGCGGAGGCCGACCGGCTCTTCGTCCTCAACGTCCCCATGCTGGAGCGCAACGAGGAGGGCGTCTCCGACCGGGAGGTCCGCGGGCTGCTGCGGCGCGGCGCGGCCGGGGAGTTCGACCACCACTTCCGCAAGCTGGCCGAGCGGCTCGTCGAGCTGCGGGTGCCCGACACCGTCATCGTGCTCGGCTGGGAAATGAACGGCATCACGTACACCCATCGCTGCGGGCCGGACCCGGAGGCCTGGAAGAAGTACTGGGACAGGATCGTCACGGCCATGAGAGCGGTGCCGGGGCAGAAATTCCGCTTCGACTTCACTCCGAACCGCGGCCGTGACGCCATTCCCTGGACCCAGTGCTATCCGGGCGACGAGACGGTCGACGTCATCGGCATGGATTCGTACGACCAGCCGCGCGGACAGTCATTCGACGAGGCCGTTTCGGAGCCTTACGGGCTCCAGGCGCACGTCGACTTCGCGAAAGCGCACGGAAAGCCGATCTCCTATCCTGAATGGGGGCTCTTCCGAAACGGCGACAACGCGACCTACATGAAGCGCATGCTCGCCTGGCTGGACGAGCACAAGCCGCTGTACAACACGCTCACCGACTACTGCCCGCACGGTGTGTGGCAGTGCGACGACAACCCCGAGGCCTCCGCGATCTACCGGTCCGTGCTCTTCGGCCGCACCGATCAGCCCCCGAAGCCGACGGACCCGACGCCCGCACCGACCGATCCGCCGAAGCCCCCGGTCCCGCCCAAGCCCACCGACCCGACGCCCGAGCGGCCGTCGAACTGTTCGCCGGTGGCCCTGGGCGACTGGGTGGAGTACTGGCTCGGCGGGAAGCTCTGCCTGCGCTTCGACTGGTGGTCGCGCAACCGCTGA
- a CDS encoding GNAT family N-acetyltransferase gives MRTELCTDEGEFGRLAEQWGRLYRRCGTATPFQSHAWLHSWWLSYGTPGRLRLVLVRDGADLVAAAPLMLVRQPWPALVPLGGSISDFGDVLIEDGERADRAATALADGLARAARTALIDFREVRPGGAVERLYASWRGPRRQVPDSLCLELPAVPMDDLIGRLATAKAQQRVRAKLRKLSTLGVERRAVRPDEVDAALRRLLELHRLQWQGRKVTAEHLQDRFAEHLIRSVGPMVRAGDAVVTEFRVDGTVVAVDLTLLSDRLAGGYLYGAHPQLRERKADVATMLLHACAQHTGAGSGAGNGTGGRRVLSLLRGNEPYKHHWRPQPVVNQRFLLARRRTAPLMSAAVCDVAARSRGKKLLDRFLGWRERGGGGRP, from the coding sequence CTGCGTACGGAACTGTGCACGGACGAAGGGGAGTTCGGGCGGCTGGCCGAGCAGTGGGGAAGGCTGTACCGGCGGTGCGGCACGGCGACCCCGTTCCAGAGCCACGCGTGGCTGCACTCGTGGTGGCTCTCCTACGGCACCCCCGGCCGGCTCCGGCTCGTCCTCGTCCGGGACGGCGCCGACCTGGTGGCCGCCGCCCCGCTGATGCTCGTACGGCAGCCGTGGCCGGCCCTCGTGCCGCTCGGCGGGTCGATCTCCGACTTCGGGGACGTGCTGATCGAGGACGGCGAGCGCGCCGACCGGGCGGCCACCGCCCTGGCCGACGGGCTGGCCCGGGCCGCGCGCACCGCGCTGATCGACTTCCGTGAAGTGCGGCCCGGAGGCGCGGTCGAGCGGTTGTACGCGAGCTGGCGCGGGCCCAGGCGGCAGGTGCCCGACTCGCTGTGCCTGGAGCTGCCGGCCGTGCCGATGGACGACCTGATCGGGCGGCTGGCGACGGCCAAGGCCCAGCAGCGGGTCCGCGCCAAGCTGCGCAAACTGTCCACGCTGGGGGTCGAACGGCGGGCCGTACGCCCCGACGAGGTGGACGCGGCCCTGCGCAGGCTGCTGGAGCTGCACCGGCTCCAGTGGCAGGGGCGGAAGGTGACCGCCGAGCATCTGCAGGATCGCTTCGCCGAACACCTGATCCGTTCGGTGGGGCCGATGGTCCGGGCCGGGGACGCGGTGGTGACCGAGTTCCGGGTGGACGGGACCGTGGTGGCGGTCGACCTGACGCTCCTGTCGGACCGGCTGGCGGGCGGCTATCTGTACGGGGCCCATCCCCAGCTGCGGGAACGCAAGGCGGATGTGGCGACGATGCTGCTGCACGCCTGCGCCCAGCACACCGGAGCGGGCAGCGGGGCGGGCAACGGAACGGGCGGGCGCCGGGTGCTGAGCCTGCTGCGCGGCAACGAGCCCTACAAGCACCACTGGCGCCCGCAGCCCGTCGTCAACCAGCGTTTCCTGCTGGCCCGGCGGCGGACGGCACCGCTGATGTCCGCCGCCGTCTGTGACGTGGCCGCCCGCAGCCGGGGCAAGAAGCTGCTGGACCGGTTCCTCGGCTGGCGGGAACGCGGCGGTGGCGGCAGGCCGTGA